In Oryza brachyantha chromosome 1, ObraRS2, whole genome shotgun sequence, the following are encoded in one genomic region:
- the LOC102707623 gene encoding B2 protein yields MEGYDREFWQFSDQLRLQTASFSGLSLGDSIWSSPADRRNEAVFSSSSPPPDGEYHHFSAKNSVVANGGGGAGMDGPGLIGSGKLAFGASKADRYNSVNLPSDGKPYGKNNNNANVNAFAFNKMGGYGGNNGSYGGNGGEVKSYFNKSVGRPASNNNNNTTGGFYGSGHGKKGGDGAGGKKKHAKNNDGGNNGAQASDKRFKTLPASEALPRDEAIGGYIFVCNNDTMEENLKRQLFGLPSRYRDSVRAIRPGLPLFLYNYSTHQLHGIFEAASFGGTNIDPTAWEDKKCPGESRFPAQVKVATRRIYDPLEEDAFRPILHHYDGPKFRLELSVAEALSLLDIFADKDDA; encoded by the exons GCTGCAGACGGCCAGCTTCTCCGGCCTCTCGCTTGGCGACTCCATCTGGTCGtccccggccgaccgccgcaaCGAGGccgtcttctcctcctcctccccgccgcccgaCGGCGAGTACCACCACTTCTCCGCTAAGAACAGCGTCGTcgccaacggcggcggcggcgctgggaTGGACGGGCCGGGGCTCATCGGCTCCGGCAAGCTCGCCTTCGGCGCCAGCAAGGCCGACCGCTACAACAGCGTCAACCTCCCCAGCGACGGCAAGCCCTACGGCAAGAACAACAACAACGCCAACGTCAACGCCTTCGCGTTCAACAAGATGGGGGGTTACGGCGGCAACAACGGCAGctacggcggcaacggcggcgaggTCAAGAGCTACTTCAACAAGTCCGTCGGGAGGCCGGcgagcaacaacaacaacaacaccaccGGCGGCTTCTACGGCAGCGGGCACGGCAAgaagggcggcgacggcgccggcggcaagaAGAAGCACGCCAAGAACAACGACGGCGGCAACAACGGCGCGCAGGCGTCGGACAAGAGGTTCAAGACGCTGCCGGCGTCGGAGGCGCTGCCCAGGGACGAGGCCATCGGCGGATACATCTTCGTCTGCAACAACGACACCATGGAGGAGAACCTCAAGAGGCAGCTCTTCG GGCTTCCATCGAGATACAGAGATTCAGTGAGGGCAATCAGGCCAGGGCTGCCCCTCTTCCTCTACAACTACTCCACCCACCAGCTCCACGGCATCTTCGAG GCTGCGAGCTTTGGCGGAACAAACATCGATCCTACGGCTTGGGAGGACAAGAAGTGCCCCGGCGAGTCGCGCTTCCCTGCACAG GTGAAGGTTGCGACGAGGAGGATCTACGACCCGCTGGAGGAGGACGCCTTCCGGCCGATCCTCCACCACTACGACGGGCCCAAGTTCAGGCTGGAGCTCAGCGTCGCCGAG GCGCTCTCCCTTCTTGACATCTTTGCAGACAAGGACGACGCCTGA